One Gloeobacter morelensis MG652769 DNA window includes the following coding sequences:
- a CDS encoding GtrA family protein yields MAGKTESARWREWSQPLRYGAVGLVNTAIDWVGYALGIALLPQGVDAWIKGASFLAGVLSSYFFNARWTFREQFQASDRCAGRALGRFLVVSGVCLALNTATFALVFSGWQAGRWAALAAATAVTFVCGFWLNRVWTFR; encoded by the coding sequence ACGGAGTCGGCCCGCTGGCGGGAATGGAGCCAGCCGCTTCGCTACGGAGCGGTGGGTCTGGTCAATACGGCGATCGACTGGGTGGGGTACGCCCTGGGGATTGCTCTGCTGCCGCAGGGGGTGGACGCCTGGATCAAAGGGGCAAGTTTTCTGGCGGGAGTGCTGAGCAGCTATTTTTTTAATGCGCGCTGGACGTTTCGGGAGCAGTTTCAGGCGAGCGACCGCTGCGCTGGACGGGCTCTGGGGCGATTTCTGGTGGTATCGGGGGTCTGCCTTGCCTTGAATACGGCCACATTTGCACTGGTGTTCAGCGGTTGGCAGGCGGGCCGATGGGCGGCGCTGGCGGCGGCGACGGCGGTGACTTTTGTGTGTGGTTTCTGGCTCAACCGGGTCTGGACATTCCGCTAG
- a CDS encoding RibD family protein produces MMVDSTMAISTTIVLGMSADGKIAPADPLAPRRSDPVDHAHLEYQTSLADLILIGAGTIRIEGQTYTVSDPQWIAARQVRGQPPQPITCVVSRSLALPPDLPFFAQPIERWVLTTEQAVARNPHPRLAELATLVAAGANELDWERAYAFFAGRGIGRVVALGGGDLVAALLAAGRIDDLWLTIWPVIFGGREATTPVEGAGFEPLKAPALELIEWRQTAGDLFLHYRVIKPCR; encoded by the coding sequence ATGATGGTCGATTCGACCATGGCCATCTCGACTACCATCGTCCTCGGCATGAGCGCCGACGGCAAAATTGCTCCGGCCGACCCCCTCGCCCCGAGGCGCTCGGACCCGGTCGACCACGCCCATCTTGAATATCAAACGTCTCTAGCGGATCTGATCCTTATTGGCGCAGGCACCATCCGCATCGAGGGGCAAACCTATACCGTGAGCGACCCCCAGTGGATTGCCGCCCGCCAGGTGCGCGGCCAGCCGCCGCAGCCCATCACCTGCGTGGTCAGCCGCTCGCTCGCTCTACCGCCGGATCTGCCGTTTTTTGCGCAGCCTATCGAGCGCTGGGTCTTGACGACTGAACAGGCCGTAGCCCGCAACCCGCACCCGCGCCTTGCCGAACTGGCGACCCTGGTGGCGGCGGGTGCGAACGAACTCGACTGGGAGCGCGCCTATGCCTTTTTTGCCGGGCGGGGCATCGGGCGGGTGGTGGCCCTTGGCGGCGGCGATCTGGTCGCAGCGCTGCTGGCGGCGGGGCGGATCGACGATCTGTGGCTCACGATCTGGCCGGTTATCTTCGGCGGGCGCGAGGCCACCACACCGGTCGAAGGCGCCGGTTTTGAACCGCTCAAGGCACCGGCCCTCGAACTGATTGAATGGCGCCAGACGGCCGGCGACTTGTTTTTGCACTACCGGGTGATCAAGCCATGCAGGTAA
- a CDS encoding M48 family metallopeptidase has protein sequence MQVKIIRSHRRTRSVSARAEGDVFVVRAPVQMDDAELHRIVERLKSRWLQRAHCPLLDDSELERRARQLNRHYFEGRLEWQSIRWVTNQEARWGSCTPTLGTIRLSHRLAALPTFVRDYVLVHELAHLVEPNHGPRFWALVNRFEKAERARGYLMALGLGDIDPAEPEA, from the coding sequence ATGCAGGTAAAAATCATCCGCAGTCACCGGCGCACCCGCAGCGTCAGCGCCCGGGCCGAGGGGGACGTGTTTGTCGTGCGCGCCCCCGTCCAGATGGATGATGCCGAGTTGCACCGGATTGTCGAGCGCCTCAAAAGCCGCTGGCTGCAGCGCGCCCACTGCCCACTGCTCGACGACAGCGAACTGGAGCGCCGCGCCCGCCAACTCAACCGCCACTATTTCGAGGGGCGTCTGGAGTGGCAATCGATTCGCTGGGTAACCAATCAGGAGGCGCGCTGGGGCAGTTGCACCCCGACTTTGGGCACCATTCGCCTCTCCCACCGCCTCGCAGCCCTGCCGACTTTTGTGCGCGACTACGTGCTGGTGCACGAACTGGCGCATCTGGTCGAACCCAACCACGGTCCACGCTTCTGGGCGCTGGTCAACCGCTTCGAAAAAGCCGAGCGCGCCCGCGGCTACCTGATGGCCCTGGGTCTGGGAGACATCGATCCGGCGGAACCCGAAGCCTGA
- a CDS encoding TIGR03960 family B12-binding radical SAM protein codes for MPPIALDQILSADIQTPARYLGNELGAFHKDWEAASVRWVLTYPEIYEVGASNLGHIILYNILNSQPRQLCDRAYLPGTDLAARLRETGTPLFAVESRCALAEFDLVGFSLAYELGVTNALEMLALAGLPLRARDRDRTHPLIFAGGPTASSNPEPYVDFFDFFVFGDGEEVLPEIGLVLEEGKAAGLGRGALLLDLAQVPGVYVPCFYAPVAGVPTPTADVPARVVRRVATPMPKYSVGLVPLIETVHDRLAIEVRRGCTRGCRFCQPGMLTRPARDVAPEAVVEGIVAGLKATGYNEFSLLSLSCSDYLSLPAVGARLQNTLRDDLVSLSLPSQRVDRFDEQLAGIIGGARKPGLTFAPEAGTQRLRDVINKGLTNADLLRGVKTAYEQGWDLVKLYFMIGLPTETDQDVLGIAETIGWLQRECRLPNRRRLEVNVTISNFTPKPFTPFQWHSVTAEELRHKQALLQAALRRLKGVKVNFTDIRVSALEDVLTRAGRDMNDAIHRAWELGVARHDPWFAPDAFFGIWDRVLAEFGYGWDVVGPPVEAPLPWDFIDTGIDKRWLAEDYRRALAEVVVPDCSFDSCSHCGVCGEDFGTNVVIAPPPVPGRVASVTPPPPAAQRLRVVFAKLAESRFIGHLDLQRLWERACRRGEIALAHSGGFHPLPRIVAATALALGAESSGEIVDFELVAPLDPGEFRARLQAQLPAGVEMVSVESVPLKSPAAATQLVAAEYRLLVHTPAPADWVAIVAAINASEQLPVERTSKKSGNAYTVDARPWLLELELAAVWPEAIEIRYVGACRNDGTVLRPDDVVQLLQRSSGLELALSRIHRLGLRLG; via the coding sequence ATGCCGCCCATCGCCCTCGACCAGATTCTCAGTGCCGATATCCAGACGCCTGCCCGCTACCTGGGCAACGAACTGGGCGCTTTTCACAAAGATTGGGAAGCCGCAAGCGTGCGCTGGGTGCTTACCTATCCGGAGATCTACGAAGTCGGGGCTTCCAACCTCGGGCACATCATTCTCTACAACATCCTGAACAGCCAGCCCCGGCAGCTTTGTGACCGCGCCTACCTACCGGGGACAGATCTGGCCGCCCGATTGCGCGAGACCGGCACACCGCTCTTTGCCGTCGAGTCGCGCTGTGCTCTGGCGGAATTTGACCTGGTGGGTTTTTCGCTTGCCTACGAGCTGGGGGTGACCAACGCCCTGGAGATGCTCGCCCTGGCGGGCCTGCCCCTGCGCGCCCGAGATCGTGACCGTACCCATCCGCTTATCTTTGCGGGCGGCCCCACCGCCAGTTCCAACCCGGAACCCTACGTCGACTTTTTTGACTTTTTTGTCTTCGGCGACGGTGAAGAAGTTCTGCCTGAAATCGGCCTGGTGCTCGAGGAGGGCAAAGCGGCGGGCCTCGGCCGTGGGGCGCTGCTGTTGGATCTGGCCCAGGTGCCGGGGGTCTACGTGCCTTGCTTCTACGCACCGGTAGCGGGGGTGCCCACCCCGACGGCCGATGTACCCGCCCGGGTGGTGCGCCGTGTGGCCACCCCGATGCCCAAATATTCGGTGGGGTTGGTGCCCCTCATCGAGACGGTTCACGACCGGCTCGCCATCGAGGTGCGCCGCGGCTGCACCCGCGGCTGTCGGTTCTGTCAGCCCGGCATGCTCACCCGCCCGGCCCGCGATGTCGCCCCGGAGGCGGTGGTCGAGGGCATCGTCGCGGGGCTCAAGGCCACCGGCTACAACGAATTTTCGCTCCTGTCGCTGAGCTGCTCCGACTACCTGTCGCTGCCGGCGGTGGGTGCCCGGCTACAAAATACCCTGCGCGACGATCTCGTTTCGCTGTCGCTACCTTCGCAGCGGGTCGACCGCTTCGACGAGCAGCTGGCGGGGATCATCGGCGGGGCGCGCAAGCCGGGGCTCACCTTCGCTCCCGAGGCCGGTACCCAGCGTCTGCGCGATGTCATCAACAAAGGGCTCACCAACGCAGATCTGCTGCGGGGGGTGAAGACCGCCTACGAGCAGGGCTGGGATCTGGTCAAGCTCTACTTTATGATTGGGCTGCCCACCGAGACCGACCAGGACGTACTCGGGATCGCCGAAACAATCGGCTGGCTGCAGCGCGAGTGCCGCCTGCCCAACCGCCGCCGCCTGGAGGTGAACGTCACCATCTCCAACTTCACCCCGAAGCCGTTTACGCCTTTCCAGTGGCACTCGGTCACCGCCGAGGAACTGCGCCACAAACAGGCGCTGTTGCAGGCGGCCTTGCGTCGGCTAAAGGGGGTCAAGGTCAACTTCACTGATATCCGCGTCTCGGCGCTGGAGGACGTGCTCACCCGCGCCGGCCGCGATATGAACGACGCTATCCACCGCGCCTGGGAACTGGGTGTGGCCCGCCATGATCCCTGGTTTGCCCCGGACGCCTTTTTTGGCATCTGGGATCGGGTGCTGGCGGAATTCGGCTACGGCTGGGATGTAGTGGGACCACCCGTCGAAGCGCCGCTGCCGTGGGATTTTATCGATACCGGCATCGACAAGCGCTGGCTGGCGGAGGACTATCGGCGGGCCTTAGCGGAGGTGGTTGTCCCCGACTGCTCCTTCGATTCGTGCTCCCACTGCGGGGTGTGCGGCGAAGATTTTGGCACCAACGTCGTCATCGCCCCGCCCCCGGTACCCGGGCGGGTCGCCTCCGTCACCCCGCCACCCCCGGCTGCCCAGCGATTGCGGGTGGTCTTCGCCAAATTGGCAGAATCGCGCTTTATCGGTCACCTCGACCTGCAGCGGCTCTGGGAGCGGGCCTGCCGCCGCGGCGAGATCGCCCTGGCCCACTCCGGCGGTTTTCATCCGCTGCCGCGCATCGTGGCGGCCACCGCCCTGGCCCTGGGGGCCGAAAGCAGCGGCGAAATCGTCGATTTTGAATTGGTCGCTCCCCTCGATCCCGGGGAATTTCGGGCACGGCTACAGGCCCAATTGCCCGCGGGCGTCGAGATGGTGAGCGTCGAGTCCGTTCCCCTCAAAAGCCCCGCCGCCGCCACTCAGCTGGTAGCGGCCGAATATCGCCTGCTGGTGCACACCCCCGCCCCGGCGGACTGGGTGGCTATTGTGGCGGCGATTAACGCGAGCGAGCAACTCCCGGTCGAGCGCACCAGCAAAAAATCGGGCAACGCCTACACCGTCGACGCCCGTCCGTGGCTATTGGAACTGGAACTGGCGGCCGTGTGGCCGGAGGCCATCGAGATCCGCTACGTGGGGGCCTGCCGCAACGACGGCACGGTCCTGCGCCCCGACGACGTCGTTCAACTGCTCCAGCGTTCGAGCGGCCTGGAACTGGCGCTGAGCCGCATCCACCGCCTCGGTTTGCGTTTGGGCTGA
- the deoC gene encoding deoxyribose-phosphate aldolase yields MISSHPEIELAGFIEQTCLKPTATADDVRQMCWEAQRYRFAAVCVAPVYAPLAVELLHKQKPQVFTVVGFPLGLATAPCKLFEAQEAAARGVTGLEVMVNLGAIKSGHYNAIYEELGQIVDAVSCEVRAILELNLLDATERQHVAEVCLDVGVTALKTSAGWSGPVRPEDILGLRRILRNQLGIKVAGGIHTLNQALELLAAGANRLGTGRGVEILREQHTLGETA; encoded by the coding sequence ATGATTAGCAGCCACCCCGAAATCGAACTGGCCGGATTTATCGAGCAGACTTGCCTCAAACCCACCGCCACCGCAGACGATGTTCGCCAGATGTGTTGGGAGGCGCAGCGGTACCGCTTTGCCGCAGTCTGCGTAGCACCGGTGTACGCGCCTTTGGCCGTCGAATTGCTGCACAAGCAAAAACCCCAGGTCTTCACGGTCGTTGGTTTTCCGCTGGGGCTGGCCACCGCCCCCTGCAAGCTTTTCGAAGCGCAGGAGGCGGCGGCGAGGGGGGTGACCGGCCTGGAGGTGATGGTCAACCTGGGGGCGATCAAATCCGGCCACTACAACGCCATCTACGAAGAACTCGGTCAGATCGTCGATGCGGTCAGCTGTGAGGTGCGGGCGATTCTGGAGTTGAACTTGCTGGATGCAACCGAGCGCCAGCACGTCGCCGAGGTGTGTCTCGATGTCGGAGTCACTGCCCTGAAGACCTCCGCCGGTTGGTCGGGTCCGGTGCGGCCCGAAGATATTTTGGGTCTGCGGCGCATTCTGCGCAACCAGTTGGGGATCAAAGTGGCGGGCGGTATCCACACCCTGAACCAGGCCCTCGAACTGCTGGCCGCTGGGGCAAACCGCCTGGGCACCGGCCGGGGGGTCGAGATCCTGCGCGAACAGCACACCCTCGGTGAAACGGCGTGA
- a CDS encoding YggT family protein, translated as MIAQTLAPALSNFIQIYVVLLFVRVLLSWFPNIDWSSNPWAILSQLTDPYLNLFRSIIPPLGGIDLSPILAFLALQVVGGLLVSGLASLPV; from the coding sequence ATGATCGCTCAGACTTTGGCCCCGGCGCTCAGCAACTTCATCCAGATCTACGTGGTTCTCCTGTTTGTGCGGGTTCTGCTTAGCTGGTTTCCCAATATCGATTGGTCGAGCAATCCCTGGGCTATCCTCAGCCAGCTGACCGATCCCTACCTCAACCTTTTTCGCTCGATCATCCCGCCCCTGGGTGGCATCGACCTCTCGCCCATCCTGGCGTTTCTGGCGCTACAGGTTGTAGGCGGTCTGCTGGTGAGCGGTCTGGCGAGCCTGCCGGTCTAG
- a CDS encoding M61 family metallopeptidase, which translates to MAAAIRYRVSMEKAHAHLFDVEMTIEGWSDSALTLKLPVWTPGSYLVREYSRHLQDFEAVGATGPLRWQKLAKQTWWVDVPTDGRVQVRYRIYANELTVRTSHLDTTHAFFNGACLFFYVPGCESSPCEVSVVPLNPDWRISTALAAGPGRQNTFQAASYDELVDSPFEVGTHRIVPFTVQGKPHTLAVWGKSNLDYNRFLPDLESIIATEAKLFGSLPYEHYLFLVHFADGYGGLEHRNSTTLLYPRFELRGDEKYFKFLNLVAHEFFHLWNVKRIRPSTLDRFEYAHENYTRSLWFMEGATSYYDELIPLRAGIYDATHYLKQLGIHITRLLTTPGRAVQSLAESSFDTWIKLYRPNENSLNSQVSYYLKGQLVCLLLDLEIRLRTGGERSLDDAMRHLWQHYGAVDTSFPEAELEAIIARAVGLDLQLFFDHALRSTGELDFEGHFAPFGLQLVPTGTDGAPPYLGLRTQEQNGRTTVQNVEAGSPAQLAGVATGDELVALAGWKVTHGTLKDRLADWRPGDRLEVTYFRREELSTTTVRLGEARPTTYTVERRAEATAQERERLTAWLGQGGPA; encoded by the coding sequence ATGGCTGCTGCGATCCGCTACCGGGTGAGCATGGAAAAAGCCCATGCCCACCTTTTTGATGTCGAGATGACCATCGAAGGCTGGAGCGATTCGGCCCTGACGCTCAAGCTGCCGGTCTGGACGCCGGGATCGTACCTGGTGCGCGAGTACAGCCGCCACCTGCAGGATTTCGAGGCCGTGGGTGCCACCGGACCGCTGCGGTGGCAGAAACTGGCCAAGCAGACCTGGTGGGTGGACGTGCCGACAGACGGGCGGGTGCAGGTGCGCTACCGCATCTACGCCAACGAACTGACCGTGCGCACCAGCCACCTGGATACCACCCACGCCTTCTTCAACGGGGCCTGCCTGTTTTTCTATGTGCCGGGGTGCGAATCGTCCCCGTGCGAAGTGAGCGTGGTGCCGCTCAACCCCGACTGGCGCATCAGCACCGCCCTTGCCGCCGGGCCGGGCCGGCAGAACACCTTCCAGGCCGCCAGTTACGACGAACTGGTGGACAGTCCCTTTGAGGTGGGCACCCACCGCATCGTCCCTTTTACCGTCCAAGGCAAACCCCACACCCTGGCTGTCTGGGGCAAGAGCAACCTCGATTACAACCGCTTCCTGCCGGATCTGGAGAGCATCATCGCCACCGAGGCAAAACTCTTCGGCAGCCTCCCCTACGAGCACTATTTGTTTTTGGTGCACTTTGCCGACGGCTACGGCGGTTTAGAGCACCGCAATTCGACGACGCTGCTCTATCCACGCTTCGAATTGAGGGGCGACGAAAAATACTTCAAGTTTTTGAATCTGGTCGCCCACGAATTTTTCCACCTCTGGAACGTCAAGCGCATCCGGCCTTCGACCCTCGATCGCTTCGAGTACGCCCACGAAAACTACACCCGCTCGCTGTGGTTCATGGAGGGGGCCACCAGCTACTATGACGAGCTGATCCCACTGCGCGCCGGTATCTATGACGCCACCCACTACCTCAAGCAACTGGGAATCCATATCACCCGCCTGCTCACCACCCCCGGCCGCGCGGTCCAATCGCTGGCCGAATCGAGCTTCGACACCTGGATCAAGCTCTACCGGCCCAACGAGAACTCCCTAAATTCCCAGGTGTCCTACTATCTCAAGGGGCAACTGGTCTGTCTGCTGCTCGATCTCGAAATTCGCCTGCGCACCGGTGGCGAACGTTCCCTCGACGATGCGATGCGCCATCTCTGGCAGCATTATGGTGCGGTGGACACCAGTTTTCCAGAGGCAGAACTCGAAGCGATCATCGCGCGAGCGGTGGGCCTGGATCTACAACTCTTTTTTGACCACGCCCTACGCTCGACCGGCGAACTGGACTTCGAGGGCCACTTCGCCCCCTTCGGCCTCCAGCTGGTGCCCACCGGCACCGACGGCGCGCCGCCCTATCTGGGATTGCGCACCCAGGAGCAAAACGGCCGCACCACGGTCCAGAATGTCGAAGCAGGCTCTCCCGCCCAATTGGCAGGCGTGGCAACCGGCGACGAGTTGGTGGCCCTGGCAGGTTGGAAGGTGACCCACGGCACGCTCAAGGACCGTCTGGCCGACTGGCGGCCTGGGGACCGTCTCGAAGTGACCTATTTTCGCCGCGAGGAGTTGAGCACCACCACCGTGCGCCTCGGCGAAGCGCGCCCAACCACTTATACCGTCGAGCGGCGCGCCGAGGCGACCGCCCAAGAGCGCGAACGCCTCACAGCCTGGCTCGGGCAGGGAGGTCCCGCCTAA
- a CDS encoding tetratricopeptide repeat protein, which yields MADVRPGSFFQAFQDGQQRYAAGDLRGAAEFYSEAIRRDPTRVSAYLARAGVRHDLGDLEGAAADYTEAIRLEPTNRFAYDSRGDLHVEMGKLEAGADDYTVLIHLDPKDASAYENRAGARRSLGDIAGAIADYTQMIRLDPTDPAGYQNRAKLYRQSGKVQLALADYAEVLRLEPSHLHALIERVEVRLFTGDKLGALADADRAVAVASKERSAWVARANARRATGDKKGALADFDAALALGPNADVHIGRGELRFSLGDRPGALEDYDVAIRLDPRGNGYHYRGYARFAMGDLNGALEDLNREVDLNPKEAATYLTRGQLHMRLRDSAQALADYERAIALQPSPAAFRLRALALAVRGEKDKAIVDLKRAIDLYTGQGNSAQVQKLQAELKKIAAAMG from the coding sequence TTGGCGGACGTTCGGCCGGGCAGCTTCTTTCAAGCGTTTCAGGATGGCCAGCAGCGCTACGCGGCGGGCGATCTGCGCGGTGCCGCCGAATTCTACAGCGAAGCCATCCGCCGCGATCCGACCCGCGTGTCGGCCTATCTGGCCCGAGCGGGCGTGCGCCACGACCTGGGGGATCTCGAAGGGGCGGCGGCCGATTACACCGAAGCCATCCGTTTGGAGCCCACCAACCGTTTTGCCTACGACAGCCGCGGCGATCTGCACGTCGAGATGGGCAAGCTGGAGGCCGGCGCGGACGATTACACCGTGCTCATCCACCTCGATCCGAAGGACGCCTCGGCTTACGAAAACCGGGCGGGAGCGCGCCGCTCCCTGGGGGACATCGCAGGGGCGATTGCCGATTACACCCAGATGATCCGCCTGGATCCAACCGACCCGGCCGGCTATCAGAACCGCGCCAAGCTCTACCGCCAGAGCGGCAAGGTGCAGTTGGCCCTGGCCGACTACGCCGAGGTCTTGCGCCTCGAGCCCAGCCACCTGCACGCCCTCATCGAGCGCGTCGAGGTGCGTTTGTTTACCGGCGACAAGCTGGGGGCGCTCGCCGACGCCGATCGGGCGGTGGCGGTCGCTTCTAAGGAGCGCTCGGCGTGGGTGGCCCGCGCCAACGCCCGCCGGGCCACCGGGGACAAAAAAGGAGCGCTCGCCGATTTCGACGCCGCCCTTGCCCTGGGGCCGAACGCCGATGTGCACATCGGGCGCGGCGAGTTGCGCTTTTCTCTAGGAGATCGCCCAGGGGCGCTCGAAGACTACGATGTGGCGATCCGCCTTGACCCGCGGGGCAACGGCTATCACTACCGGGGCTACGCCCGCTTTGCGATGGGCGATCTCAACGGTGCCCTCGAAGATCTCAACCGCGAAGTTGATTTGAACCCCAAGGAAGCGGCCACCTACCTCACCCGCGGCCAGTTGCACATGCGCCTGCGCGACAGCGCTCAAGCCCTTGCCGATTACGAGCGGGCCATCGCGCTGCAGCCGTCCCCTGCGGCCTTCCGTTTGCGGGCTCTGGCGCTTGCTGTTCGGGGTGAAAAAGATAAAGCAATCGTTGATCTCAAACGGGCGATCGACCTCTACACCGGCCAGGGCAATAGCGCCCAAGTCCAGAAGCTGCAGGCGGAACTCAAAAAAATCGCCGCAGCGATGGGTTAG
- the carA gene encoding glutamine-hydrolyzing carbamoyl-phosphate synthase small subunit, with product MAQRTVARLVLEDSTAFEGWSFGAPGTSVGEVVFNTGMTGYQEVLTDPSYCGQIVAFTYPELGNTGVNLEDAESDRPQVRGVIAHNVAGRASSWRATQSLGDYLKDHAIVAIAGIDTRALTRHLRSRGAMNGAISTELSTEALLARLQEAPAMQGLDLVPQVTTAAPYTWSQSTPADWLATRAAAAERPLRVVAIDFGIKHNILRRLASYGCEVIVVPADTGVEAILAYRPDGIFLSNGPGDPAAVRYGIKTVQELLKSRKPMFGICLGHQILALALGGETYKLKFGHRGLNQPASFNNRVEITSQNHGFAVDDASLVGANIEITHLNLNDRTVEGLRHRELPVFSVQYHPEASPGPHDADYLFAQFVDLMREKSADATSLVEP from the coding sequence ATGGCGCAGCGAACGGTGGCGCGACTGGTGCTGGAGGACAGCACGGCTTTTGAGGGCTGGTCGTTCGGGGCGCCGGGTACCAGCGTGGGCGAGGTGGTCTTCAACACTGGCATGACCGGCTATCAGGAGGTGCTGACCGACCCCAGCTACTGCGGGCAGATCGTTGCCTTCACGTACCCCGAACTGGGCAACACCGGCGTCAACCTTGAAGATGCCGAATCGGACCGGCCCCAGGTGCGCGGGGTGATCGCCCACAACGTCGCGGGGCGTGCCAGTTCCTGGCGTGCCACCCAGAGTCTTGGGGATTATCTGAAGGACCACGCCATCGTCGCCATCGCCGGCATCGACACCCGCGCCCTCACCCGCCACCTGCGCAGCCGCGGGGCGATGAACGGCGCCATCTCCACAGAACTCTCCACCGAGGCGTTGCTCGCCCGGCTGCAGGAGGCTCCCGCGATGCAGGGGCTCGACCTGGTGCCCCAGGTGACCACCGCCGCTCCCTACACATGGTCGCAAAGCACCCCCGCCGACTGGCTTGCCACGCGGGCCGCCGCAGCGGAGCGGCCCCTGCGGGTGGTGGCCATCGACTTCGGCATCAAGCACAATATCCTGCGCCGCCTGGCCAGCTACGGTTGTGAGGTGATCGTCGTACCGGCCGATACCGGTGTCGAAGCGATCCTTGCCTACCGGCCGGACGGCATTTTCCTTTCCAATGGCCCGGGCGACCCGGCGGCGGTGCGCTACGGCATCAAGACCGTCCAGGAATTGCTCAAAAGCCGCAAGCCGATGTTCGGCATCTGCCTGGGCCACCAGATTCTGGCCCTGGCCCTGGGCGGCGAGACCTACAAACTCAAGTTCGGCCACCGCGGCCTCAACCAGCCGGCCAGCTTCAACAACCGCGTCGAAATCACCAGCCAGAATCACGGCTTCGCGGTCGATGACGCCTCGCTGGTCGGGGCAAATATCGAAATCACCCACCTCAACCTCAACGATCGGACCGTAGAGGGCCTGCGACACCGCGAACTGCCGGTCTTCTCGGTGCAGTACCATCCTGAGGCCAGCCCCGGCCCCCACGACGCCGATTACCTGTTTGCCCAATTCGTCGATCTGATGCGCGAAAAGTCGGCGGACGCCACCAGCCTGGTCGAACCATAG
- a CDS encoding NAD(P)H-quinone oxidoreductase subunit O, translated as MPIKKGSLVRAVRDKLDNSLEALANDTRWPSYLFESDGEVLDMRGDYALIKFGAVPTPPVWLRQDQLAESSAAAEGSA; from the coding sequence ATGCCGATCAAAAAAGGTTCACTCGTGCGCGCCGTGCGCGACAAGCTCGACAACAGCCTGGAGGCGCTCGCCAACGACACCCGCTGGCCGTCCTATCTGTTTGAGAGCGACGGCGAGGTGCTCGATATGCGTGGGGACTACGCGCTGATCAAGTTCGGTGCGGTGCCGACGCCGCCTGTCTGGCTGCGCCAGGACCAGCTTGCCGAGAGCAGTGCCGCCGCTGAGGGCAGTGCGTAG
- a CDS encoding HU family DNA-binding protein has protein sequence MNYLEPLNRQQLLQQMASRVDGLTQKTAGAALDAALEVIADALAQGRPVKLSGFGSFQVRRRPARTNIHPRTGQPVVVPAAWNAVFSPAQALRERLRALPHPPEA, from the coding sequence ATGAACTATCTAGAACCGCTCAACCGGCAGCAACTGCTCCAGCAGATGGCCTCACGGGTCGACGGGTTGACCCAGAAGACCGCCGGCGCCGCCCTCGACGCGGCCCTCGAAGTGATCGCCGACGCCCTCGCCCAGGGCCGCCCCGTCAAACTGTCCGGGTTCGGCAGTTTTCAAGTGCGCCGCCGCCCCGCCCGCACCAACATCCACCCGCGCACCGGCCAGCCGGTGGTGGTTCCCGCCGCCTGGAACGCTGTCTTTTCGCCCGCCCAGGCGCTGCGCGAGCGGCTGCGCGCCCTGCCGCACCCGCCTGAGGCGTGA
- a CDS encoding alpha/beta fold hydrolase, whose product MGSVLQTTAALGWKRERIAAGAHTLVYAFVERTQNWDDASIYSRTTGNGPPVLLVHSLGGTSEHWRFTMPFLAQQGFEATALDLPGHGASGMPAGELSPRWMGAVLARSLQQPTLLVGNSLGGWVALRAYLERPQMVLGICLVAAAGLEGMPTRPEKLTLGPSGVDLVGGLLATAFYRPEALSEEVRGSFWRGVIAPALLRLSPQGLLDSAALARVRCPVLIAWGKEDRILPVSWAEKFARSLPLHKLAVLPDCGHLPQLECPDAFHHELLPFAEVFRPRMDGSRRV is encoded by the coding sequence ATGGGTTCTGTGTTGCAGACTACCGCCGCGCTAGGCTGGAAGCGCGAACGGATCGCAGCTGGAGCGCACACCCTGGTTTACGCCTTTGTCGAGCGAACCCAAAATTGGGACGATGCCAGTATCTATAGTCGCACGACCGGCAACGGCCCGCCGGTGTTGCTTGTGCACAGCCTTGGCGGCACCTCCGAGCACTGGCGCTTTACAATGCCGTTTCTGGCGCAGCAAGGCTTTGAAGCGACCGCCCTCGATCTGCCGGGCCACGGCGCCTCGGGGATGCCCGCCGGGGAACTCAGCCCCCGCTGGATGGGGGCTGTCCTCGCGAGGTCTTTACAGCAGCCGACCCTCCTGGTGGGCAACAGCCTCGGGGGTTGGGTGGCTCTGCGCGCCTACCTCGAACGCCCGCAAATGGTGCTCGGCATTTGTCTGGTGGCGGCTGCCGGTCTGGAGGGCATGCCCACCCGCCCAGAAAAGTTGACCCTTGGCCCCAGCGGCGTGGACCTGGTGGGTGGTCTGCTCGCCACCGCCTTCTATCGGCCCGAGGCGCTCTCTGAGGAGGTGCGCGGCAGTTTCTGGCGGGGCGTCATCGCCCCCGCCCTATTGCGGCTCAGCCCCCAGGGATTGCTCGACAGCGCGGCCCTCGCCCGGGTGCGCTGCCCGGTGCTCATCGCCTGGGGCAAAGAGGACCGCATTTTGCCGGTCAGTTGGGCAGAAAAGTTCGCCCGCTCCCTGCCGCTGCACAAGCTCGCCGTTCTCCCCGACTGCGGGCATCTGCCCCAACTGGAGTGCCCGGACGCTTTTCACCACGAATTGCTGCCCTTTGCGGAGGTGTTTCGCCCCAGAATGGATGGCAGTAGAAGGGTCTGA